From the genome of Flavobacterium ovatum, one region includes:
- a CDS encoding MIP/aquaporin family protein, with the protein MTPFIAEIIGTMLLILLGNGVVANVVLTGTKGNNSGWIVITTAWAFAVFIGVVVAGPVSGAHLNPIVTLGLAIAGKFAWSQVASYVIAQLIGAMIGAFLVWLSHKDHFAATEDEGGKLACFSTGPAIRNYSSNLISEIIGTFVLIFVIFYLAGPDLSIAVAADAKIGLGSIGALPVAILVWVIGLSLGGTTGYAINPARDLGPRIVHSLLLKGSSDWSYAWVPIVGPIIGSTLAAFCYLMLS; encoded by the coding sequence ATGACACCATTTATAGCTGAAATCATCGGCACAATGTTATTGATATTATTAGGTAACGGAGTAGTTGCCAATGTAGTACTCACAGGAACTAAAGGAAACAATTCAGGATGGATAGTAATTACTACTGCATGGGCATTTGCCGTTTTTATTGGTGTAGTAGTTGCAGGCCCAGTAAGTGGCGCACATCTAAATCCTATTGTAACACTAGGACTAGCAATTGCAGGCAAATTCGCCTGGAGCCAAGTAGCCTCTTATGTCATCGCCCAGTTAATTGGAGCTATGATAGGAGCATTCCTAGTTTGGCTATCTCACAAAGATCATTTTGCAGCCACTGAAGACGAAGGTGGAAAATTAGCTTGTTTTAGTACAGGTCCAGCCATTAGAAATTACTCTTCCAATTTAATTAGCGAAATCATTGGAACTTTCGTACTTATATTTGTGATATTTTATCTCGCAGGACCAGATTTAAGTATTGCAGTAGCAGCTGATGCCAAAATTGGATTAGGCTCTATAGGCGCACTACCAGTTGCTATATTGGTATGGGTAATAGGTTTAAGTCTAGGAGGAACTACAGGTTACGCCATCAACCCAGCAAGGGACCTAGGCCCTAGAATTGTACATTCTTTACTTCTAAAAGGCAGTAGCGACTGGAGCTATGCATGGGTTCCTATTGTAGGCCCTATAATTGGATCTACCCTTGCAGCTTTCTGTTACCTAATGCTGAGTTAA
- the glpK gene encoding glycerol kinase GlpK: MKNKFILALDQGTTSSRAIVFNHDGEIVKISQKPFEQIFPKPGWIEHDPNEIWSSQISVAAEVIAKTGINGKEIAAIGITNQRETTIVWDRETSEPIYNAIVWQDRRTAKYCDELKAAGHAEMIQKKTGLVLDAYFSGTKVKWILDNVPGAREKAEQGKLCFGTVDTWLIWKLSRGALFMTDVTNASRTLLLNINTLEWDDELLELFTIPRAMLPNVKQSSEVYGETCTTLFSTKIPIAGVAGDQQAALFGQLCTEPGMVKNTYGTGCFMLMNTGDKPVYSKNNLLTTVAWKINGKTTYALEGSVFVGGAAVQWLRDGAKMIESAEDVETLALKVPDNGGVYFVPALTGLGAPHWDQYARGAIVGITRGTTNAHIARATLEGIAYQVYDLAKAMEADFGKKGKELRVDGGAVSNNLLMQFQSDLFDFKVIRPKTLETTALGAAYLAGLAVGYWDSIDELQNQWSIDREFNPKMPRTEVDQLVHNWDRAVGRASNWIED, from the coding sequence ATGAAAAACAAATTTATCTTAGCCCTTGACCAAGGAACTACATCATCAAGAGCAATCGTATTCAATCATGACGGAGAAATTGTAAAAATCTCTCAGAAACCATTTGAGCAAATATTCCCTAAACCAGGATGGATAGAACATGATCCTAATGAAATATGGTCTTCCCAAATTAGTGTTGCTGCCGAAGTAATTGCAAAAACAGGAATCAACGGAAAGGAAATTGCTGCTATTGGTATTACAAATCAAAGAGAAACCACAATTGTTTGGGACAGAGAAACTAGCGAACCTATTTACAATGCTATTGTTTGGCAAGATCGTAGAACAGCAAAATATTGTGACGAACTAAAAGCTGCAGGTCATGCCGAGATGATTCAAAAGAAAACTGGTCTAGTTTTAGATGCCTATTTCTCTGGAACAAAAGTAAAATGGATCTTAGATAATGTACCTGGCGCTCGAGAAAAAGCAGAGCAAGGAAAATTATGTTTTGGAACAGTTGACACATGGTTAATCTGGAAACTTAGTCGTGGTGCTTTATTTATGACCGACGTAACAAATGCGAGCAGGACTTTATTATTAAACATTAATACTCTTGAGTGGGATGACGAATTATTAGAATTGTTCACCATTCCAAGAGCCATGTTACCAAACGTAAAACAAAGTAGTGAAGTATACGGAGAAACTTGTACAACATTATTCTCTACTAAAATTCCTATTGCAGGAGTTGCAGGTGATCAACAAGCCGCCCTTTTTGGCCAATTATGCACCGAGCCAGGAATGGTAAAAAACACCTACGGAACAGGATGCTTTATGCTTATGAATACTGGAGACAAACCAGTTTACTCAAAGAACAACCTACTAACTACGGTAGCTTGGAAAATCAATGGCAAAACAACTTATGCTTTAGAGGGAAGTGTTTTCGTAGGAGGAGCGGCCGTACAGTGGTTGCGTGATGGCGCCAAAATGATAGAATCAGCAGAAGATGTCGAAACATTAGCACTAAAAGTACCGGACAATGGAGGTGTATACTTCGTACCTGCATTAACAGGCCTTGGCGCACCACATTGGGACCAATATGCAAGAGGTGCTATTGTAGGAATCACAAGAGGTACCACTAATGCGCATATCGCAAGAGCAACATTAGAAGGAATTGCCTACCAAGTTTATGACCTAGCAAAAGCAATGGAAGCAGATTTTGGAAAAAAAGGTAAAGAACTACGTGTTGACGGAGGTGCTGTTTCTAATAATTTATTAATGCAGTTTCAATCTGACTTGTTTGACTTTAAAGTAATACGCCCAAAAACATTAGAAACAACAGCATTAGGAGCCGCTTATCTAGCTGGACTAGCTGTTGGTTATTGGGATAGTATTGATGAATTACAAAATCAATGGTCAATTGATCGCGAATTCAACCCAAAAATGCCTAGAACTGAAGTAGACCAATTAGTCCACAATTGGGATAGAGCTGTCGGAAGAGCTAGCAACTGGATTGAAGATTAA
- a CDS encoding glycerol-3-phosphate dehydrogenase/oxidase, with the protein MKHSEQLQKLKQTPEWDVIIIGGGASGLGTALDAASRGYKTILVEAVDFAKGTSSRSTKLVHGGVRYLEQGDISLVREALKERGLMAQNAGHLVKNQSFVIPNYNWWGGYFYTIGLTIYDMLAGKLSLGKSQYISKKKTIELLPTIEQKGLVSGVIYQDGQFDDSRLAINIAQTAVEKGACLLNYTKVVNLLKDNNNQVTGVQVKNQETGELFELKGKAVINATGVFTNSIMKLNDKVYKKYIVPSQGIHLVFDKSFLPSDHALMIPKTSDGRVLFAVPWHDKIVVGTTDTLIKTHSLEPIALEKEIEFVLETAQRFLSKKPTRADVLSVFAGLRPLAAPEKEGKSTKEVSRSHKIIVSETGLITITGGKWTTYRKIAEDIIDKAIVTRNLPKRECKTEHISIHGNLKTTTADRENHLYIYGTDIPKLLELQNQEPELKQKLHPNYDYTLAEVVWAIRYEMARTIDDVLSRRVRLLFLDSRAALEASEKVAQLLAKELGHDETWIKKQIQEFNTLANGFLLTEFKKN; encoded by the coding sequence ATGAAACATTCAGAACAATTACAAAAACTAAAGCAAACTCCAGAATGGGACGTAATCATCATTGGTGGAGGAGCTAGTGGTCTCGGCACTGCACTTGATGCTGCCAGCAGAGGATACAAAACCATTTTAGTAGAAGCAGTAGATTTCGCAAAAGGGACATCAAGCAGAAGCACGAAACTAGTTCACGGTGGTGTACGCTACCTAGAACAAGGAGACATATCTCTTGTTAGAGAAGCACTTAAAGAAAGAGGTTTGATGGCACAAAATGCTGGACATCTAGTAAAAAACCAATCTTTCGTTATTCCTAACTATAATTGGTGGGGAGGTTATTTTTACACGATAGGACTTACCATTTATGATATGTTGGCTGGGAAATTGAGTTTAGGAAAATCACAATATATTTCGAAGAAAAAAACAATTGAACTACTTCCTACTATTGAGCAAAAAGGCCTAGTAAGCGGAGTAATCTACCAAGACGGACAGTTTGACGATTCCCGTTTAGCAATCAACATAGCTCAGACCGCTGTTGAAAAAGGTGCTTGTCTTTTGAACTACACTAAAGTTGTTAATCTATTGAAAGACAATAACAACCAAGTAACAGGAGTACAAGTAAAAAATCAAGAAACTGGTGAATTATTTGAATTAAAAGGAAAAGCGGTCATTAACGCGACAGGTGTCTTCACTAATTCAATAATGAAACTGAACGATAAAGTCTACAAAAAATACATTGTTCCAAGTCAAGGAATCCATCTTGTTTTCGACAAATCATTCTTACCTAGTGATCATGCTCTGATGATCCCAAAAACGAGTGATGGAAGAGTCCTATTTGCTGTGCCATGGCATGATAAAATTGTAGTCGGAACAACGGATACATTGATTAAAACTCACAGTTTAGAGCCTATAGCTTTAGAAAAAGAAATAGAATTTGTTCTAGAAACCGCTCAAAGATTCTTGTCCAAAAAACCTACTCGAGCAGACGTACTATCTGTTTTCGCAGGACTTAGACCACTCGCAGCTCCAGAAAAAGAAGGCAAAAGCACCAAAGAAGTCTCTAGAAGTCACAAAATAATTGTTTCCGAAACTGGACTAATTACAATCACCGGAGGTAAATGGACTACTTATAGAAAAATTGCGGAAGACATTATCGACAAAGCAATCGTCACTCGTAATTTACCAAAGAGAGAATGTAAAACAGAACACATCTCAATACACGGAAATCTAAAGACAACTACTGCGGACCGTGAAAATCATTTATACATATACGGAACTGACATACCTAAATTACTGGAACTACAAAACCAAGAACCAGAATTAAAACAAAAATTGCATCCTAATTACGACTATACATTAGCCGAAGTTGTTTGGGCTATTCGTTACGAAATGGCCAGAACAATTGACGATGTACTATCTAGAAGAGTCCGACTTTTATTCTTAGACTCACGTGCAGCACTTGAAGCTTCAGAAAAAGTAGCACAATTGCTTGCCAAAGAGCTTGGACACGACGAAACTTGGATAAAAAAACAAATACAAGAATTCAATACACTTGCTAACGGCTTTCTATTAACTGAATTTAAAAAAAATTAA
- a CDS encoding DeoR/GlpR family DNA-binding transcription regulator, producing the protein MVLINRRQEEILNELEQKGYVNVVDLCETHNVSTVTIRKDLNFLENEKLLHRTHGGASKKPLYAFERNVADKEELQVEQKKQIAKEALKYISNNDYIILGSGTNIHYLSRIISGFNKLTVLTSSLKVSLELCKESNVNTIQLGGDIRNSSTSVVGPIAEATLGYFSCNKLFLGTDGIHLDFGMSTSNALEAHLNQAMIDVAEKVIVLADSTKMNVRGFGKICNLNKIDILITDEGIDNETKAKLEEVGIDVVVAGKL; encoded by the coding sequence ATGGTATTGATTAATAGGAGGCAGGAAGAGATACTTAATGAATTAGAACAAAAAGGGTATGTGAATGTGGTCGATTTATGTGAAACCCATAACGTTTCAACCGTAACTATTCGAAAGGATTTGAATTTTTTAGAAAATGAAAAGTTATTGCATCGAACTCATGGAGGGGCTAGCAAAAAACCTTTATATGCTTTTGAGCGTAATGTAGCTGATAAGGAAGAATTGCAAGTGGAGCAAAAGAAACAAATAGCTAAAGAAGCACTCAAATATATTAGTAACAACGATTATATTATTTTGGGCTCAGGAACTAATATTCACTATTTATCTCGAATCATAAGTGGTTTTAATAAATTGACTGTTCTTACCTCTTCGTTAAAAGTTTCTTTAGAACTTTGTAAAGAGTCTAATGTAAATACAATTCAGTTGGGCGGAGATATTCGTAATAGTTCTACTTCTGTTGTTGGCCCAATTGCCGAAGCGACTTTGGGATATTTTTCATGTAATAAATTGTTTTTGGGTACAGATGGAATTCATCTTGATTTTGGGATGAGTACTTCAAATGCTTTAGAAGCTCATTTGAATCAAGCTATGATTGATGTTGCTGAAAAGGTTATCGTGTTGGCTGATTCGACCAAAATGAACGTTCGTGGATTTGGTAAAATTTGTAATTTGAATAAGATTGATATTTTAATTACAGATGAAGGTATTGATAATGAAACTAAAGCAAAGTTGGAAGAAGTTGGTATTGATGTAGTTGTTGCTGGAAAGTTGTAG